CTGACTGCGAGAGACTTGCCCGATGAAACTCAACCTGAACAATCTCCACGGCCTGGCAACCGAAGTGAAACTGCCGGCATACAGCCTCAGCGACACCCGCCAAGGCATCGCGCACATTGGCGTCGGCGGTTTCCACCGCGCGCATCAGGCGTACTACACCGATGCGTTGATGAACACCGGCGAAGCCCTTGACTGGGCGATCTGCGGAGTTGGCCTGCGCGCCGAAGACCGCCGCGCTCGCGATGATCTGCAGGAGCAGGATTATCTGTTCACGCTGTTCGAACTCGGTGACAGCGACGGCACCGAAGTGCGCGTCATCGGCGCAATCCGCGACATGCTGCTGGCCGAGGATGACGCCCAGGCATTGATTGACAAACTCGCCGATCCGCAGATCCGCATCGTCTCGCTGACCATCACCGAGGGCGGCTATTGCATCGATGACAGCAACGGCGAGTTCATGGCGCATTTGCCGCAGATCCAGCATGACCTGACTCACCCGCACGCGCCGAAAACCGTGTTTGGTTTCCTCTGCGCAGCTCTGACCAAACGGCGCGAATCCGGGACGCCGGCGTTCACCGTGATGTCCTGCGATAACCTGCCGCACAACGGCGCCGTGACTCGCAAGGCCTTGCTGGCGTTCGCTGCGCTTCTTGATCCTGAGTTGCGCCAGTGGATTGATGAGAATGTCAGCTTTCCCAATGCCATGGTTGACCGCATCACGCCAATGACCAGCACCGCGCATCGTCTGCAACTGGCCGACAAGCACGGCATCGACGATGCCTGGCCGGTGGTCTGCGAACCGTTTGTGCAGTGGGTGCTGGAAGACAAGTTCGTCAGTGGTCGTCCGGCCTGGGAAAAGGTCGGCGTGCAGTTCACTGACGATGTTTCCCCTTACGAAGAGATGAAAATCAAACTGCTCAACGGCAGCCACCTGGCCTTGACCTATCTGGGCTTTTTGAAGGGCTATCGCTTCGTCCACGAAACCATGAATGACCCGCTGTTTGTGCGCTACATGCGCGCTTACATGGACTTGGACGTTACGCCACAACTGGCGCCAGTGCCGGGTATCGATCTGACCGAGTACAAAGATACGCTGGTGGCGCGTTTCTCCAATCAGGCCATTGCCGATCAACTTGAACGAGTGTGCTCGGACGGCTCGTCGAAGTTTCCCAAGTTTACGGTGCCAACGATCAACCGCTTGATTGCCGACGGGCGCGAAACCAAGCGTGCGGCGTTGGTCGTCGCAGCATGGGCACTGTATTTGAAGGGGATTGATGAAAATGGCGATGCCTATTCGATTCCAGATCCTCGGGCGGCTTTCTGTCAGGGTCTGGTGGCGGACGATGAGTTGATCGCCGAGCGGCTGCTGGGCGTGGAAGAGATTTTCGGCACGGCGATACCGAAGTCGGCGGAGTTTGTTGCAGCGTTCGAGTGGTGCTGCCAGAGTTTGCGCGAGGCAGGCGTTTCACGAACGCTGGAACGAGTGCTCGCCTGAAAAGCCCCTCGCCCTAGCCCTCTCCCGGAGGGAGAGGGAACCGACCGCGTGGTTCTTCCGTTATTCATCGACCTGAAATTCCGAGTCGAATAAAGAGTGTGAAAGGCATGAAAATCTGCTCCCTTTCCCCCTCGCCCCCTTGGGGGCGGTCCGACGTTTCGGGAGGGCTGGGGTGAGGGGGTAGCTCTTGATCTTCAGCGCAATCTGACAGGCCAATAAATGACAACAACAAAGCTCTTCCTGGGTATCGACTGCGGCACCCAAGGCACCAAAGCGATCATTCTCGATGCCGGCAGCGGCCAGGTACTTGGTCAGGGCGCCGCGGCGCACACGATGATCAGCGGCGCCAATGGCCGTCGCGAGCAAGATCCGCAGCAATGGCTGGACGCTTTCGCCCTCGCCACCCGCCTCGCGTTGAAGGAAGCCAACGTCGACGGCCAGTCAATCGTCGGCGTTGGCGTTTCCGGCCAGCAACATGGCTTGGTTTTGCTTGATGAGCAAGGCCAGGTGCTGCGCCCGGCGAAACTTTGGTGCGACACCGAAACCACCGAAGAAAACGACCGGTTGCTACAACTGTTGGGCGGCGAACAAGGCTCGCTGGAACGCCTCGGCGTGGTCATCGCGCCGGGCTACACGGTGTCGAAGCTGCTATGGACGAAAGAACAGCACCCGGCGGTATTTTCCCGCATCGCACGGATTCTGTTGCCGCACGACTTCCTGAATTTCTGGCTCACCGGCAGCGCTTGCAGCGAATACGGCGACGCATCCGGTACCGGTTATTTCAACGTGCGGACGCGGCAGTGGGATTTGCAGTTGCTCAGCAAAATCGACGCCAGCGGACGCTTGCAAGCGGCGCTGCCGGACCTGATCGACGCCCACCACGCTGTCGGCACCGTCCTCCCAGCCATTGCCAAACACCTCGGCATCAATCCCAATGCACTGGTCGCCAGCGGAGGCGGCGATAACATGATGGGGGCTCTTGGCACCGGTAATATCCAGCCCGGCGCGATCACCATGAGCCTCGGTTCTTCCGGCACGGTTTACGCTTATAGCGACACGCCGACAGTCAGCCCGGATGCCTCGGTCGCGACTTTCTGCTCATCCACCGGCGGTTGGCTGCCGTTGATCTGCACAATGAACCTGACCAATGCCACGGGTGCCATTCGGGAATTGTTCAAGCTCGATCTGCAGCAGTTCAACGATCTTGTCGCGCAATCCCCCATTGGCGCCGACGGCGTAAGCATGCTGCCGTTCTTCAATGGCGAACGCGTGCCCGCCCTGCCCCATGCCACCGGCAGCCTGCACGGTCTGACCCTGGATAACCTGACGCCGGCCAATCTGTGCCGCGCCGCTGTCGAAGGCACAACGTTCGGTATGCGTTACGGACTGGATCTGCTACGCCAGAATGGTTTACAAAGCCTGCGCATTTGCCTGATTGGTGGCGGGTCGAAGAGCGCAGTGTGGCGGCAAATCGTCGCTGACATCATGAACACCCCGGTCATCTGCACCGAACAAAGCGAAGCCGCAGCCCTTGGCGCAGCGATTCAGGCGGCGTGGTGCGCGTCAGAGCTCGATGGCGGGACGGACAGCCTCGCTGATCTATGCCAGCGCTGCGTTAAACTGGACGCGAGCAGTGAAACCGTGCCCATCGCCGCCAATGTCGCGGCGTTCCAGCAGGCTTACGAACGCTATCAACAGCATGTCGCAACCTTATAAAGATAAAGAGCAAAAAATTATGTACCTGGTGTGTGGCGAAGCCCTGTTTGATTTTTTCAGTGAAGACGATGCCAGCGGTCTGGCCTCGAAAGTGAATTTCAAGGCGATTGCTGGCGGCTCGCCGTTCAACGTCGCGGTGGGATTACGCCGTCTCGGCGTCGAATCAGCGCTGTTCGGCGGACTTTCCACGGATTATCTCGGCCGGCGCTTGCAGCAAGTGTTGCAGGATGAAGGCGTGCGGCCCGACTATCTGGTGGACTTTGCCGCACCAACCACACTGGCGATGGTCGCCGTCGGCGCCAATGGCTCGCCGCATTACAGCTTTCGTGGCGAAGGTTGCGCAGATCGACAACTGAGCGCCGCGCATTTGCCGACGCTCGGCCCCGAGGTTCGCGGCCTGCACATCGGATCGTTCTCACTGGTGGTGCAGCCAATCGGCGACACGTTGCTGACGCTGGTTCAGCGCGAAAGCGGCAAGCGCCTGATCAGCCTCGATCCAAACGTGCGCCTCAATCCCGAGCCGAATATCGAACTGTGGCGCGAACGCATCGCCACTCTGGTGCAACTCGCAGACTTGATCAAAGTCAGCGACGAAGACTTGAGCCTGCTCTACCCCGAGGAGGATCCACAGCGGGTGATCGAAAGCTGGCTCGAGCACCGTTGCCATTTGGTCTTTCTTACTCGCGGCGGCGACGGCGCTACCGTGTTCAGCCGCCAGCACGGATCGTGGTCGGCCCCTGCTGCAACGGTGAAGATCGCTGACACGGTCGGCGCCGGCGACACCTTCCAGGCCGCGCTGATCACCTGGTTGACCGAACATGCGCTGGATTCGGTGGAAGGTGTGCAGCAACTGGCTCGTGAACAGATCGACAGCATGCTCAAATTCGCCATAGGGGCGGCGGCGCTGACTTGCAGCAAGACCGGCCCGGATCTGCCCTATCGTCACCAATTGGCCTGAGCGCGTAGACTGTCGCCTTTTGTGCGCACGACGGGATAACGGCTTTTGAAATACGGGCAGACGCTGGGACTATTGACGCTGGCAACGCTACTCACCGGGTGTGGCACCTCGCCGCCCCGGTCACCGGAAAACATCTGCGACATCTTTCGCGAAAAAAGTGACTGGTATGACGCCGCACAGGTCACGCAGAAACGCTGGGGCGTGCCGATTCAGGTGCCGTTCGCGATCATGTATCAGGAATCCGGTTACCGTTACGACGCCAAGACGCCGCGCAAATACTTGCTCTGGGTGATCCCGTGGGGCCGCGTCTCGACCGCCTCTGGCTACGCCCAGGCCAAGGACGAAGTCTGGGCCGATTACCAGAAAAGCACCGGCCGCAACTGGGCCGATCGGGAAGACTTCGACGATGCCATCGACTTTGTCGGCTGGTACATGGACAAAACCACCTCGATCAACGGCGTCTACAAATACGACGCCTATAACCAATACCTTAACTACCACGAAGGCTGGGGCGGCTTCCGCAACAAGACCTACGCGAGCAAAGGCTGGCTGTTGCCGACGGCGCGCAAAGTGCAGGCGCGCTCGGATATGTACGCGCAGCAATATGCCGGGTGCAAAGAGGAGTTGAATCGGGGGTTCTGGAGCCGGTTCTGGCATTGGCTCTAACGCCGGCGAAAACTTGTAGGAGCTGCCGAAGGCTGCGATCTTTTGATCTGGATTGCCCCCTCCGATTCCGCGTGGCAATCCAGCCAAATAAGCTGTGCTCCGAATACGATCAAAAGATCGCAGCCTGCGGCAGCTCCTACGCGTTCCAGGCTAGGTCATGCGAGGCTTTACACCTGCTACACGCAACTTTGATCTGAATCTTACTTGCGATTCTGCAGTTCACGCTCGTAGGAATTGTCGCCGCAAGCTCTCCGCGGTCTTTGTCTATACCCGGTTTCATTGACCGAAACGCTCTGCCTAAGGGTTTTCCCTATACCGCGTATGGCCCATACGTACGGCTTTTGCGGCTTGAACGACGCGGCTTTATCCTGCAACATCCAGCACCTGCTTATTCAATGGACGGAATTCAAGGCATGCTGGACGCCAATGCAACCCACATTACCCTCACGCTCGAAGGCGTCAACGCTGACCTGCAAGTCCTCAGTTTCACCGG
This window of the Pseudomonas fluorescens genome carries:
- a CDS encoding mannitol dehydrogenase family protein — translated: MKLNLNNLHGLATEVKLPAYSLSDTRQGIAHIGVGGFHRAHQAYYTDALMNTGEALDWAICGVGLRAEDRRARDDLQEQDYLFTLFELGDSDGTEVRVIGAIRDMLLAEDDAQALIDKLADPQIRIVSLTITEGGYCIDDSNGEFMAHLPQIQHDLTHPHAPKTVFGFLCAALTKRRESGTPAFTVMSCDNLPHNGAVTRKALLAFAALLDPELRQWIDENVSFPNAMVDRITPMTSTAHRLQLADKHGIDDAWPVVCEPFVQWVLEDKFVSGRPAWEKVGVQFTDDVSPYEEMKIKLLNGSHLALTYLGFLKGYRFVHETMNDPLFVRYMRAYMDLDVTPQLAPVPGIDLTEYKDTLVARFSNQAIADQLERVCSDGSSKFPKFTVPTINRLIADGRETKRAALVVAAWALYLKGIDENGDAYSIPDPRAAFCQGLVADDELIAERLLGVEEIFGTAIPKSAEFVAAFEWCCQSLREAGVSRTLERVLA
- the xylB gene encoding xylulokinase, with the translated sequence MTTTKLFLGIDCGTQGTKAIILDAGSGQVLGQGAAAHTMISGANGRREQDPQQWLDAFALATRLALKEANVDGQSIVGVGVSGQQHGLVLLDEQGQVLRPAKLWCDTETTEENDRLLQLLGGEQGSLERLGVVIAPGYTVSKLLWTKEQHPAVFSRIARILLPHDFLNFWLTGSACSEYGDASGTGYFNVRTRQWDLQLLSKIDASGRLQAALPDLIDAHHAVGTVLPAIAKHLGINPNALVASGGGDNMMGALGTGNIQPGAITMSLGSSGTVYAYSDTPTVSPDASVATFCSSTGGWLPLICTMNLTNATGAIRELFKLDLQQFNDLVAQSPIGADGVSMLPFFNGERVPALPHATGSLHGLTLDNLTPANLCRAAVEGTTFGMRYGLDLLRQNGLQSLRICLIGGGSKSAVWRQIVADIMNTPVICTEQSEAAALGAAIQAAWCASELDGGTDSLADLCQRCVKLDASSETVPIAANVAAFQQAYERYQQHVATL
- a CDS encoding carbohydrate kinase family protein, translating into MYLVCGEALFDFFSEDDASGLASKVNFKAIAGGSPFNVAVGLRRLGVESALFGGLSTDYLGRRLQQVLQDEGVRPDYLVDFAAPTTLAMVAVGANGSPHYSFRGEGCADRQLSAAHLPTLGPEVRGLHIGSFSLVVQPIGDTLLTLVQRESGKRLISLDPNVRLNPEPNIELWRERIATLVQLADLIKVSDEDLSLLYPEEDPQRVIESWLEHRCHLVFLTRGGDGATVFSRQHGSWSAPAATVKIADTVGAGDTFQAALITWLTEHALDSVEGVQQLAREQIDSMLKFAIGAAALTCSKTGPDLPYRHQLA